A single genomic interval of Syntrophobotulus glycolicus DSM 8271 harbors:
- a CDS encoding GH36-type glycosyl hydrolase domain-containing protein, translating into MKSINTTKNEKSLNMDGYKLDLENKAFELAQYHNWMGLSKNGISLQDYIKTKKASIQSAYTEINNYYYMTEDVIPAAEWYLDNYYLINDLLKETEKDLSRPCEAKLNYFKEGDHSGYPRIYVLITEYIKYAHDELDFDALRLFVSRYQKEAPLSSAEIWAIPIILRIILLERLHSQVEKIISTQRERESAENWLKSILNSDLEEKQRIRQNPRQEYSPVFIERVARRLKDYGPDAKVLLNWLDNIAANSNKTVEDIMAAEQYSQTSSGVGMGNIIAAIKLVNSENWSAFFEDVSLVQEILRNDPAGVFNQMDFGSRDKYRHEIENLAHQYKVSEISVARLIREYARDAAELPQKHVGYYLLGAGRIEIEKELAISFGRVKRKLHSINCFFRQKPGSGYFSAIIAITLLIIGIFFWKITGTEHLNAGLPLVLLFFSVLVLGNGIAVYTINRVACKLLPPAFLPKIDFEQGLDEENKTIVVIPAIFKQAAKVKELFAHLEQHYLNNRSSNLFFAILGDFADCRQEEAEYDQEIIYTAQKEILKLNKKYDTDCFYYFHRKRTWNEKEKKWMGWERKRGKLIQFNNLLINNDQNSDYNIRIGAISKLHNIRYVVTADADTVLPSQAVIKLVGIMAHPLHSAKLNAEGKLINTGYGIIQPRIGILASSASATGFSRLFTGNAGIDPYTCAISDIYQDLFGEGIFTGKGIYDLQSFNQVTGNRFPENRILSHDLIEGLFARTALATDIEFFDAYPGKYLAYTSRLHRWIRGDWQIARYIFHSELPVVSRWKILDNLRRSLEEPFQLTLIILGFAVFENVLPYIMGLVLFSMGLPFIINLSERIITRSLTYRIFNREIKIEFIRILFALAVLPYQALIQLDAVFRSLVRQITGRYLLEWETAADSERRVGTNALTYYRKMLPGLMVSLVMAVLFPSLSTSAAILLGCLMFGWLGSPWAAYRLSLSSEKEQKFNQEEIQELRFFAREIWGFFDRFINEADHYLPPDNVQLEPNKGIAHRTSPTNIGLAFLANLSAYDFGYIPAGLMIERTEKMLQTIGKLGKWNGHLYNWYDTETLKPLHPIYVSTVDSGNLAGYYLALKNGLGELIDQKVIDRRIIQGFKDTCQVLNAFDEKKKNTETIIQFLEELKQFEVEIDLQKLYGFLKKWRREIKKPDGSGEEFWRYSLWKMIEDTQAEMDRFFPWLSLERKSWPERSDPEFRDCTYRELTVVYRRLLEEDLSAEFKQKAAEGLSNIIDLFNRSGRIQKELYQQAMSMDFKPLFDQQKKLFAIGYNVTEQRLDKSYYDLMASEARQTSLLAIAKGDVPQSHWFKLSRPLTKIKGQRCLVSWSGTMFEFLMPLVLIKNFKNTLLDETYQAVVKIQKSYGDSCQIPWGISESGFFLFDVQNNYQYKAFGVPGLGLKRGLTRDMVISPYSTFMALMVDGKTALANLRKMRGYGFNGQFGLYEAIDFTPDRVQYKRQYSIVKSYMAHHQGMSLASLTNAVFDQSMQERFHREPQIKAVELILQEQVPLKEYTFNPIIEETREKKLSSKAKKLGEKPVTYSNPNTVLPRTHFLSNGEYSVMLTLSGSGYSKYNKKYLTRWREDQTMDEYGSYIYVHNLNSGSVWSAFSKPLNHQVEEYKVTCFPNLIRYSRKDGNVITQTEIFVSPEDPVEIRKVSLTNESKYDRDIELTSFAEIVLDELPADQAHPAFNKLFIQTGFDQGTLYASKRSRHHCNRSDFFLMHTVFVEGEQIGDLEFETDRVKFIGRGRDYANPRALETNQPLSNSAGSVLDPIMSMRVRVRVHPGKTKEVFFLTGVSEDKQSIKTLSEKYRNSNMLKKARELSWSHNLMELTSLDLSFEEANLLMSLASHVVFLSNQQRSGFVKNNSKGQSSLWAYGISGDLPVIILRLQELDQLNILEQMLKIHEYWKIKGLFIDLVVMNEDKTGYYQTVQERINEKIGISHARRLMNKPGGVFLLKRDQLPPDIQYLLFSTARLVFSGENGSLRNQILKQVKLGERTIGLNQNALSAEQSKAEIEKIEHSRQNHKIGLLYYNGFGGFTCEGKEYVIEIGPEKATPMPWVNVIANPVFGSVVSEAGSSWTWSQNSREYKLSPWFNDPLLDKTGEAVYIKEIESGQYWSPLPKPAMGNGSYLVRHGQGYSVFSHERSGIVQETIMYVPMDKSCKVVELKLNNTTKTTKTLAVYYYMEWVLGVNRNQNAQFILSEEENGTIFARNTYQEEFTGRTAYLTVLGGDNFAYTCSREEFIGNNRSLERPAGLGKRKLEALQGIDPCGVLQTEVKIGPGSESKLFFVIGDEKDAAAARAAVQTLSPESVEDDLNKVKTYWDTLLSTIQIETPDQSFNFLFNRWLLYQTLVCRIWARSAYYQAGGAFGFRDQLQDVMALTAIEPQITRQQILLNSSRQFEEGDVQHWWHQENGKGIRTKFSDDLLWLPYVTLDYIEHTTDYSILDEQAGYLADQTLAADEDERYSVPAKSGLTGTIYEHCLKAIDYSLKFGEHGLPLIGTGDWNDGFSAVGREGKGESVWLGWFLLSVLQKMIPITQRMHDSENTQRYQKVMEELKDHIEKHGWDGAWYRRAFFDNADPLGSITCMECQIDAIAQSWAVISGFARESRAKDAMLALENYLWDKNEGILKLLTPPFDQSGVYPGYIQGYVPGVRENGGQYTHAAIWAVWAYTKLHDGEKAVELFNMLNPINHARTDKEAVRYKVEPYVMAADVYSYPPNNGRGGWSWYTGAAGWMYQVALEGILGLSIEGDKISVKPCIPGSWPGFKIKYKYRSTQYHIEVINASKAEEKILLDGQAVLEPQITLADDGKEHEIVIII; encoded by the coding sequence ATGAAAAGCATAAATACCACCAAAAATGAAAAAAGTTTAAATATGGACGGGTATAAATTAGATTTAGAGAATAAAGCGTTCGAGTTGGCCCAGTATCATAACTGGATGGGTTTAAGTAAAAACGGAATAAGCCTTCAGGATTATATCAAAACAAAAAAAGCCTCTATTCAAAGTGCTTACACGGAAATCAATAATTATTATTACATGACCGAGGATGTCATACCGGCGGCGGAATGGTACCTGGATAATTATTATCTGATCAATGATTTGCTGAAAGAAACGGAAAAAGACCTGTCCAGGCCTTGTGAAGCAAAGCTGAATTATTTTAAAGAAGGAGATCATTCCGGCTACCCCAGGATTTATGTTTTGATTACAGAGTATATTAAATATGCCCATGATGAGCTTGATTTTGATGCGTTAAGACTATTTGTCAGCAGATACCAGAAAGAAGCGCCATTATCCTCAGCCGAGATATGGGCCATTCCGATTATTTTGCGGATTATTCTCCTGGAAAGACTCCATTCTCAAGTAGAAAAAATCATATCCACCCAAAGAGAGAGAGAATCGGCTGAAAATTGGCTGAAATCTATATTAAACAGCGATCTGGAAGAAAAACAAAGAATCAGGCAAAATCCGCGCCAGGAATACTCACCTGTTTTCATAGAAAGAGTGGCGAGGAGATTAAAGGATTATGGTCCTGATGCTAAAGTGCTGTTGAATTGGCTGGACAATATTGCGGCCAACAGCAATAAAACGGTTGAAGATATTATGGCGGCGGAACAATATTCACAAACTTCCTCCGGTGTCGGAATGGGCAATATTATTGCTGCCATCAAATTGGTCAATTCCGAAAACTGGTCGGCGTTTTTTGAGGATGTCAGTTTGGTCCAGGAAATATTGAGAAATGATCCGGCCGGTGTCTTTAATCAAATGGATTTCGGGTCCAGGGACAAATACAGACATGAAATTGAAAACCTGGCCCATCAATATAAAGTATCAGAAATATCTGTGGCCAGATTGATCCGGGAGTATGCCCGGGATGCAGCAGAACTTCCCCAAAAACATGTAGGATATTACCTCTTGGGGGCAGGGAGAATAGAAATTGAAAAAGAACTGGCGATCAGCTTCGGCAGGGTAAAAAGAAAGCTCCACAGCATCAATTGCTTCTTCAGGCAAAAACCTGGATCAGGATATTTCTCCGCAATTATCGCGATTACCCTTCTGATCATAGGGATTTTTTTCTGGAAGATCACGGGAACGGAGCATCTTAACGCCGGCTTGCCTTTAGTTTTGCTTTTTTTTTCTGTTTTGGTGCTTGGAAACGGAATAGCGGTTTATACCATTAATCGAGTTGCCTGTAAGCTGCTTCCTCCTGCCTTTTTACCGAAAATCGATTTCGAACAGGGATTAGACGAAGAAAATAAGACGATCGTTGTGATTCCGGCAATTTTTAAGCAGGCAGCCAAGGTCAAGGAATTGTTTGCCCATCTGGAGCAGCATTATCTCAATAACCGTTCAAGCAACCTCTTCTTCGCGATACTGGGTGATTTTGCGGACTGTCGCCAGGAAGAAGCAGAATATGATCAAGAAATCATCTATACAGCCCAAAAGGAAATTCTCAAACTGAATAAAAAGTATGATACGGATTGCTTTTATTATTTCCATCGAAAAAGAACCTGGAATGAAAAAGAAAAAAAATGGATGGGGTGGGAGAGAAAACGCGGAAAACTCATTCAGTTTAACAATCTGTTGATCAATAATGATCAAAACTCAGACTACAATATCCGGATCGGCGCGATCTCCAAGCTGCATAATATCCGCTATGTTGTTACGGCTGATGCCGATACTGTGCTGCCCAGCCAGGCAGTGATCAAGCTGGTCGGGATCATGGCCCATCCTTTGCACAGTGCCAAATTAAATGCGGAAGGAAAGTTGATCAACACCGGTTACGGCATCATCCAGCCCAGAATCGGGATTCTGGCCAGCAGTGCCTCAGCAACGGGCTTCTCCAGGCTTTTTACCGGTAATGCCGGAATAGATCCCTATACCTGTGCCATTTCAGATATTTACCAGGACCTTTTCGGCGAAGGTATTTTTACCGGAAAGGGAATCTATGATTTACAAAGCTTTAATCAGGTGACGGGAAACCGGTTCCCGGAAAACAGAATTTTAAGTCATGACCTGATTGAGGGATTATTTGCCCGTACGGCACTGGCTACGGATATTGAGTTTTTTGATGCCTATCCGGGCAAATATTTAGCTTATACCAGCCGTTTGCACCGCTGGATCAGAGGGGACTGGCAGATCGCCCGCTATATTTTTCACAGTGAGCTGCCTGTCGTGTCACGCTGGAAGATTCTCGATAATCTGCGGCGAAGTCTGGAAGAGCCCTTTCAGCTTACCCTGATCATTTTGGGCTTTGCTGTTTTCGAAAATGTTTTGCCCTATATTATGGGCCTTGTCCTGTTCAGTATGGGGCTGCCCTTCATCATCAATCTCTCGGAAAGAATCATCACCAGGAGTCTGACTTATCGAATTTTCAACCGGGAAATAAAGATAGAGTTTATCAGAATCCTGTTTGCTCTGGCTGTTTTGCCGTATCAGGCCTTGATTCAGCTTGATGCTGTTTTTCGCAGTCTGGTCAGGCAAATTACAGGGAGGTACCTGCTGGAGTGGGAAACCGCGGCGGATTCGGAGAGAAGAGTTGGCACAAATGCTCTGACCTATTACCGTAAGATGCTGCCGGGGCTAATGGTCAGTCTGGTGATGGCAGTCTTATTCCCCTCTTTAAGTACTTCGGCGGCAATCTTGCTCGGATGTTTGATGTTTGGCTGGCTTGGTTCACCCTGGGCGGCTTACAGGTTAAGCCTTTCTTCGGAAAAAGAGCAAAAATTTAATCAAGAAGAAATTCAGGAACTGAGATTTTTTGCCCGGGAAATATGGGGGTTTTTCGACCGTTTCATTAATGAGGCCGATCATTACCTGCCCCCGGATAATGTCCAGCTTGAGCCAAATAAAGGAATTGCTCACCGCACCTCACCAACGAATATCGGGTTAGCTTTTTTGGCCAATCTTTCAGCTTATGATTTCGGCTATATTCCAGCCGGCCTGATGATCGAACGGACTGAGAAAATGCTGCAGACTATCGGCAAGCTGGGCAAATGGAACGGGCATCTATACAATTGGTATGATACGGAGACCCTGAAGCCTCTGCATCCAATCTATGTCTCAACCGTAGACAGCGGCAATCTGGCCGGATATTACCTGGCTCTTAAAAACGGGTTAGGGGAATTGATTGATCAGAAGGTCATTGACCGGAGAATCATTCAGGGGTTCAAAGATACTTGCCAAGTCTTGAATGCCTTCGATGAAAAAAAGAAAAATACGGAGACAATCATTCAATTTTTGGAGGAATTAAAGCAATTTGAGGTCGAAATTGATCTTCAGAAGCTTTACGGATTCTTGAAAAAATGGCGGCGGGAAATCAAAAAGCCGGACGGAAGCGGTGAGGAGTTCTGGAGATACAGTCTCTGGAAGATGATTGAGGATACTCAGGCGGAAATGGATAGATTTTTCCCCTGGCTCAGCCTTGAACGAAAATCTTGGCCGGAAAGATCAGATCCGGAATTCAGAGACTGCACTTACCGGGAACTGACAGTTGTATACAGGAGACTTCTGGAAGAGGATCTTTCCGCTGAATTCAAACAAAAGGCTGCCGAAGGCTTGAGCAATATCATTGACTTGTTTAACAGGAGCGGCAGGATTCAAAAAGAACTGTACCAGCAGGCAATGAGTATGGATTTTAAACCTTTGTTTGATCAGCAAAAAAAGCTTTTTGCCATTGGCTACAATGTCACAGAGCAAAGGCTGGATAAATCCTATTATGATTTAATGGCTTCAGAAGCCCGGCAGACCAGCCTCCTAGCGATTGCTAAAGGGGATGTGCCCCAAAGTCACTGGTTTAAGCTGTCACGCCCTTTGACCAAAATTAAAGGACAGAGATGCCTGGTATCCTGGAGCGGAACCATGTTTGAATTCTTAATGCCTTTGGTATTGATCAAGAATTTTAAAAATACTTTGCTTGATGAGACTTATCAGGCCGTGGTCAAAATTCAAAAAAGCTATGGAGACAGTTGCCAAATCCCATGGGGTATCTCAGAATCAGGTTTTTTTCTCTTTGATGTTCAAAATAACTATCAATACAAAGCCTTCGGCGTTCCGGGGTTAGGACTGAAAAGAGGACTGACCAGGGATATGGTGATTTCTCCGTATTCAACCTTTATGGCTTTAATGGTGGACGGGAAAACCGCCTTGGCCAATTTGCGAAAAATGCGGGGCTACGGTTTTAACGGTCAATTCGGTCTCTATGAAGCGATAGATTTTACACCGGACAGAGTGCAGTATAAACGGCAATACAGCATCGTAAAAAGCTATATGGCCCATCACCAGGGGATGAGCCTGGCTTCCTTAACCAATGCTGTCTTTGACCAGAGCATGCAAGAGAGGTTTCACAGAGAACCACAGATCAAAGCGGTGGAGCTTATTCTTCAGGAACAGGTTCCGCTCAAAGAATATACATTTAACCCGATCATTGAAGAAACCAGAGAAAAAAAATTATCAAGCAAAGCCAAGAAACTCGGGGAGAAACCGGTTACTTACAGTAACCCAAATACAGTTTTGCCAAGGACCCATTTTTTATCTAATGGTGAATACTCTGTTATGCTTACTCTCTCTGGTTCGGGTTACAGCAAATACAATAAAAAGTATCTGACCCGCTGGAGAGAGGATCAGACAATGGATGAGTACGGCAGCTATATCTATGTGCATAACCTCAATTCAGGCAGTGTCTGGTCGGCTTTCTCCAAGCCTCTGAATCATCAAGTTGAGGAGTATAAAGTGACCTGTTTTCCCAATTTGATCAGGTACTCCAGAAAAGACGGAAATGTGATCACACAAACCGAAATTTTTGTATCACCTGAAGATCCGGTGGAAATCAGAAAGGTTTCTTTGACCAATGAAAGTAAATATGATCGGGATATTGAACTGACAAGCTTTGCCGAAATCGTCCTGGATGAATTACCGGCAGACCAGGCCCATCCTGCCTTCAATAAGCTGTTCATCCAAACAGGCTTTGATCAGGGGACCCTTTATGCTTCGAAAAGGTCGCGCCACCATTGCAACCGCAGTGATTTCTTTCTGATGCATACGGTCTTTGTAGAAGGGGAGCAAATTGGTGATTTGGAATTTGAAACCGACAGAGTGAAATTTATTGGACGGGGCAGGGACTATGCCAATCCCAGGGCTTTAGAGACAAATCAGCCCTTATCTAATTCAGCAGGTTCTGTCCTTGACCCAATCATGAGCATGAGAGTAAGAGTCAGAGTCCATCCAGGCAAAACAAAAGAGGTTTTTTTTCTGACAGGAGTCTCGGAAGATAAACAAAGCATCAAGACTTTGAGTGAGAAATACAGAAATTCCAATATGCTGAAAAAAGCAAGGGAATTATCCTGGTCCCATAACCTGATGGAGTTGACCAGCTTAGATCTCAGCTTTGAAGAGGCCAACCTCCTAATGAGCCTGGCCAGTCATGTGGTTTTTCTCAGTAATCAGCAAAGAAGCGGTTTTGTCAAAAATAACAGTAAAGGCCAGTCATCTTTATGGGCATATGGGATTTCCGGAGATTTGCCGGTCATTATTCTCCGTCTGCAGGAGCTGGACCAGTTAAATATTCTTGAGCAAATGCTGAAGATCCATGAATATTGGAAAATCAAAGGCCTGTTTATTGATTTGGTCGTGATGAATGAGGATAAGACCGGCTATTATCAGACCGTTCAAGAAAGAATCAACGAAAAAATCGGAATCAGTCATGCCCGCAGGCTGATGAATAAGCCCGGAGGAGTATTCCTTCTGAAGAGAGACCAATTGCCTCCAGATATCCAGTATCTCTTATTCAGTACAGCCAGACTGGTTTTTTCCGGTGAAAACGGATCCTTGAGGAACCAGATTCTCAAGCAGGTGAAACTGGGCGAGCGTACGATTGGGCTGAACCAAAATGCTCTGAGTGCTGAGCAGAGTAAAGCAGAAATTGAAAAAATTGAACATTCCCGGCAAAATCACAAAATCGGGTTGCTTTACTATAACGGATTCGGTGGGTTTACATGCGAGGGAAAAGAATATGTGATCGAAATTGGCCCCGAAAAGGCCACCCCTATGCCTTGGGTCAATGTCATAGCCAATCCTGTCTTTGGCTCTGTAGTGTCAGAAGCGGGCTCAAGCTGGACCTGGTCGCAAAACAGCAGGGAATATAAGCTTTCACCCTGGTTTAATGACCCTTTATTGGATAAGACGGGGGAAGCGGTTTATATTAAGGAAATTGAAAGCGGACAGTACTGGTCTCCTTTACCCAAGCCCGCTATGGGCAACGGCTCCTATCTGGTCAGGCACGGACAGGGGTATTCCGTATTCAGCCATGAGAGGTCGGGCATTGTTCAGGAGACGATCATGTATGTACCGATGGATAAATCCTGTAAAGTAGTGGAACTTAAGCTGAACAATACCACAAAAACAACGAAAACTTTAGCCGTTTACTATTATATGGAATGGGTATTGGGAGTAAACCGCAATCAGAACGCTCAATTTATTCTTTCTGAAGAGGAGAATGGAACAATCTTTGCCCGCAATACTTATCAGGAGGAATTTACTGGTCGTACAGCTTATCTGACAGTGCTGGGCGGGGACAATTTTGCCTATACCTGCAGCCGGGAGGAATTCATCGGAAATAACAGGAGCCTGGAGAGACCGGCCGGTTTAGGGAAACGGAAGCTGGAAGCATTGCAGGGAATTGACCCTTGCGGTGTCCTCCAAACAGAAGTAAAGATAGGGCCAGGATCAGAAAGTAAACTGTTTTTTGTGATCGGGGATGAAAAAGATGCCGCTGCAGCCAGAGCAGCCGTTCAGACGCTCAGTCCGGAAAGCGTGGAGGATGACCTGAACAAAGTCAAAACCTACTGGGATACTCTTCTGAGCACCATTCAGATAGAGACGCCGGATCAATCATTCAATTTCTTATTCAACCGCTGGCTTCTTTACCAGACCCTGGTTTGCCGGATCTGGGCTCGTTCAGCCTACTATCAGGCAGGGGGGGCATTTGGGTTCAGGGACCAGCTGCAGGATGTGATGGCGCTGACGGCGATCGAACCGCAAATCACCCGACAGCAGATATTGTTAAATTCCTCAAGGCAGTTTGAGGAAGGGGATGTCCAGCACTGGTGGCATCAGGAAAACGGTAAAGGGATCAGAACAAAATTTTCGGATGATCTGTTATGGCTCCCTTATGTCACGCTAGACTATATTGAGCATACAACCGATTACTCCATTCTTGATGAGCAGGCAGGATATTTGGCAGATCAGACTTTAGCCGCGGATGAAGATGAGAGGTATTCCGTTCCGGCTAAGTCCGGGCTTACGGGAACAATTTACGAACATTGTTTAAAAGCGATAGACTACAGCCTCAAATTCGGGGAGCACGGACTCCCGCTCATTGGGACAGGGGACTGGAATGACGGGTTCAGTGCTGTGGGCAGAGAAGGAAAAGGAGAAAGTGTCTGGCTGGGTTGGTTCCTGCTCTCTGTTTTGCAGAAGATGATTCCAATTACGCAAAGAATGCATGACAGCGAGAATACACAGAGATATCAAAAAGTAATGGAAGAGCTAAAGGATCATATAGAAAAACACGGTTGGGATGGAGCCTGGTACAGGCGGGCCTTTTTTGACAATGCCGATCCGCTGGGATCAATCACCTGTATGGAATGCCAAATTGATGCCATTGCCCAGTCCTGGGCGGTCATATCAGGGTTTGCCAGGGAAAGCAGAGCAAAAGACGCCATGCTCGCTTTGGAGAATTATTTATGGGATAAAAATGAGGGAATCCTGAAGCTCCTGACCCCTCCTTTCGATCAATCAGGCGTTTATCCGGGATATATTCAAGGATATGTACCGGGAGTCAGAGAAAACGGCGGACAATACACTCATGCTGCCATCTGGGCCGTCTGGGCCTATACAAAACTGCATGACGGGGAGAAGGCTGTGGAATTGTTTAATATGCTTAACCCCATTAACCATGCCCGTACAGACAAGGAAGCCGTCAGATACAAGGTTGAGCCTTATGTTATGGCAGCAGATGTTTACTCATATCCTCCCAATAACGGCCGCGGCGGATGGAGCTGGTATACGGGAGCCGCAGGCTGGATGTATCAGGTTGCTCTGGAAGGCATCCTGGGACTGAGCATTGAAGGGGATAAAATATCTGTCAAGCCTTGTATTCCGGGAAGCTGGCCCGGGTTTAAGATCAAATATAAATATCGAAGCACGCAATATCATATCGAGGTCATTAATGCCTCAAAGGCAGAAGAAAAAATCCTGCTGGATGGTCAGGCTGTTTTGGAGCCGCAAATAACTTTGGCTGATGATGGGAAGGAACATGAGATCGTGATCATAATCTGA